In a single window of the Deinococcus aetherius genome:
- a CDS encoding EamA family transporter, which yields MSGAGSWLAYFAALRIGPTAGVAALDRLSLAFIFLLSALAFREPHGWQGWVGVLVLLAGVYLMASDR from the coding sequence ATGAGCGGGGCGGGCTCATGGCTGGCGTACTTCGCTGCGCTCAGGATCGGGCCGACGGCGGGCGTGGCGGCCCTCGACCGCCTCAGCCTCGCCTTCATCTTCCTCCTCAGCGCCCTGGCCTTCCGGGAGCCGCACGGGTGGCAGGGGTGGGTCGGGGTCCTCGTGCTGCTGGCGGGGGTGTACCTGATGGCGAGCGACCGCTGA
- a CDS encoding class I SAM-dependent methyltransferase, whose amino-acid sequence MSANSPAEVAAQYATDRNLRIRRETHERYGVGPDLEPAVDRLLALHGDEALLDVGTGPGNFPGRLGARGHRGRLVGVDLSPGMIEHATASHPGVEFVQASADALPFPDGTFDVLTARHMLYHVPNVPAALAEFARVLRPGGRFLAVTNASGYMSELWDVVAKVVPDESALAGLLKSRAGSAVFSELNGEALVREAFGNVHVEFLDNALVFPSPGPVLAYLESMTALQRLAAQDRTRVRAALGDALASRFGAGGWRVSKRMAFTRARKG is encoded by the coding sequence GTGAGCGCCAATTCCCCCGCCGAGGTCGCCGCCCAGTACGCCACCGACCGCAACCTCCGCATCCGCAGGGAGACGCACGAGCGGTACGGGGTCGGGCCGGACCTCGAACCGGCGGTGGACCGACTGCTCGCCCTCCACGGCGACGAGGCTCTGCTGGACGTGGGGACCGGCCCCGGCAACTTTCCCGGACGGTTGGGCGCCCGGGGGCACCGGGGCCGCCTCGTCGGGGTGGACCTCTCGCCCGGGATGATCGAACACGCCACGGCCTCCCATCCAGGGGTCGAGTTCGTGCAGGCTAGCGCGGACGCCCTCCCCTTCCCGGACGGCACCTTCGACGTGCTCACGGCGCGGCACATGCTCTACCACGTCCCCAATGTTCCCGCCGCCCTGGCCGAGTTCGCGCGGGTGCTGCGACCCGGTGGACGGTTCCTGGCGGTGACGAACGCCTCCGGGTACATGTCCGAATTGTGGGACGTTGTGGCGAAGGTCGTGCCGGACGAATCCGCGCTCGCCGGACTGCTGAAGAGCCGGGCGGGGTCGGCGGTGTTCTCGGAGTTGAACGGGGAGGCCCTGGTGCGGGAGGCGTTCGGCAACGTCCACGTCGAATTCCTCGACAACGCCCTCGTCTTCCCCTCGCCTGGGCCGGTGCTGGCCTACCTGGAGTCCATGACGGCGCTGCAACGCCTGGCCGCGCAGGACCGGACCCGCGTCCGCGCCGCCCTCGGAGATGCCCTGGCCTCCCGCTTCGGGGCGGGTGGATGGCGAGTCTCCAAGCGTATGGCCTTCACCCGGGCCAGGAAGGGGTGA